In Candidatus Babeliales bacterium, the following proteins share a genomic window:
- a CDS encoding DUF58 domain-containing protein — MEKRLSPETAQKIKQLEIKTRRLLQGYYIGEHRAAQKGYGLEFEQLSDYQFGHDVRFIDWKSSARMNKLLVREYKDERNRSIIIAFDISASTFFGAQQSKNDVMIDTATILIMAGFYSKDMVGLVLFSDHVEKYIPPARSRQHIELLLRTLCEIKPTEKKTSISSALDYIARLKRRDAIVFVLSDMIDGEQNQKQETLRFDKALKMICAQNDCIVLRMRDQLERELPTAGFITTIDSETKQEVLLNLSRAGAKKCNRMLHAFNDQQSKILKASGADTVDIENPEKIVEQLVRFFQARTSR, encoded by the coding sequence ATGGAAAAAAGGTTGAGTCCAGAAACTGCACAAAAGATTAAGCAGTTAGAAATTAAAACTCGACGCCTTTTGCAAGGTTATTATATTGGCGAGCACCGAGCGGCGCAAAAAGGGTACGGGCTTGAGTTTGAGCAGCTCAGCGACTATCAATTTGGGCACGATGTGCGTTTTATTGATTGGAAAAGCTCTGCGCGCATGAATAAACTTTTAGTGCGCGAATATAAAGATGAGCGAAACCGCTCCATTATTATCGCATTCGATATTTCAGCATCTACTTTTTTTGGTGCACAGCAATCGAAAAACGACGTAATGATCGATACGGCCACGATTCTTATCATGGCAGGATTTTATAGCAAAGATATGGTTGGATTGGTGCTCTTTAGTGATCATGTCGAAAAATACATTCCGCCCGCGCGTTCGCGCCAGCACATTGAACTTTTATTGCGCACGTTATGCGAAATTAAACCGACTGAGAAAAAAACGTCGATCAGCAGTGCTCTTGATTACATTGCACGATTAAAGCGACGCGATGCGATCGTTTTTGTTCTCTCCGATATGATTGATGGAGAGCAAAACCAAAAACAAGAGACTTTGCGATTTGATAAGGCGCTTAAAATGATCTGCGCGCAGAATGATTGTATTGTTTTACGCATGCGCGATCAGTTAGAAAGAGAATTGCCGACTGCCGGATTTATAACAACGATCGATAGTGAAACTAAGCAAGAAGTTCTTTTAAATTTGAGCCGCGCTGGTGCAAAAAAATGCAATCGCATGTTGCATGCATTTAACGACCAGCAATCAAAAATATTAAAAGCTTCAGGGGCAGATACGGTTGATATTGAGAATCCGGAAAAAATTGTTGAACAATTAGTAAGATTCTTCCAAGCGCGTACTTCAAGATGA
- a CDS encoding glyceraldehyde 3-phosphate dehydrogenase NAD-binding domain-containing protein has translation MKRIAINGFGRIGKTFLRVIMADAAAKKDLEVVAINIGPAKTDLIGHLFQYDTLMGKFPGTVEQRGNELIIDGKKIALIAEKDPANLNWAALKIDWVVECSGKFTHREDAEKHLKAGAKKVLISAPATDEDVSIIPGVNDAMYDAKKHNIVSLGSCTTNAVFPLLKVLHDQCGLEQAMMMTTHAYTNTQVLLDVEAKDPRTSRAAALNIIPTSTGAAKMVPKVMPALAGKVEMSSVRVPVGKVSLIELTFLSTKKLSAEIINTAFIDASKQSMRGIIEVESKPLVSSDFSGNSSSVILDAPLTRSLGTLSSVFGWYDNEWGYSCRLKDFLMRDA, from the coding sequence ATGAAGCGAATTGCAATTAATGGGTTTGGAAGAATTGGAAAAACATTTTTGCGCGTTATTATGGCCGATGCGGCAGCAAAAAAAGATCTTGAAGTCGTCGCAATTAATATCGGCCCGGCAAAAACAGATTTAATTGGGCATCTTTTTCAATACGATACGCTGATGGGCAAATTTCCCGGGACCGTTGAGCAGCGTGGGAATGAATTAATTATCGATGGCAAAAAAATTGCTTTAATTGCTGAAAAAGATCCTGCCAATCTTAATTGGGCCGCGCTTAAAATTGATTGGGTGGTTGAATGTTCAGGAAAATTTACTCATCGAGAAGATGCAGAGAAGCATTTAAAAGCTGGTGCAAAAAAAGTGCTCATTTCAGCTCCTGCTACCGACGAAGACGTTTCAATTATTCCTGGAGTGAATGATGCAATGTACGATGCAAAAAAGCATAACATTGTTTCGCTTGGTAGTTGTACCACAAACGCTGTGTTTCCACTGCTTAAAGTATTGCATGATCAATGCGGGCTTGAACAAGCGATGATGATGACGACGCATGCATACACCAATACGCAAGTGCTTCTTGATGTTGAAGCAAAAGATCCGCGCACTTCTCGCGCAGCTGCACTCAATATTATCCCGACATCCACCGGCGCTGCAAAAATGGTACCAAAAGTGATGCCAGCACTTGCAGGAAAAGTAGAAATGTCTTCCGTTCGCGTCCCTGTTGGCAAAGTTTCACTCATTGAGTTGACGTTTTTATCAACAAAAAAACTATCTGCAGAAATTATTAATACTGCATTTATCGATGCATCAAAACAATCGATGCGCGGCATTATTGAAGTGGAAAGCAAGCCGTTAGTTTCATCTGACTTTTCAGGAAATAGTTCATCAGTAATTCTTGATGCACCGCTTACGCGTTCCTTAGGTACACTTTCATCAGTCTTTGGATGGTACGATAATGAATGGGGCTACAGCTGCCGCCTTAAAGATTTTTTGATGCGAGATGCTTGA
- the serS gene encoding serine--tRNA ligase — protein sequence MIDLGLLREHPDQIIKLLTIKEPSFDAQLLLKKDQELRTMRSRVEELRHQKNQLAANAKSGITPEIRERSIALGTELKQTEKELEVLEKEFNELYLRCPNIPSTDIPLGGKESNKVVRQEGGKPTFSFPAKNHIDLATALGWLDFASAAKITGSNFALYRGDGVKMIYALSMFMLKHNQEHGFQMILPPYLINEESLRVAGNFPKFKDQVYATENDPLFLIPTAEVSLTNLYRDHIFEPTDLPMRLTSWTSCFRREAGSYGANERGLIRIHQFEKVELYTFTRPEYADQELDRIVACAEGLLKKLGLHYRISLLAGQDCSFQSAKTFDIEVWIPSLNDYKEVSSCSNCTDFQARRGMIRYREAAGEKTKLVYTLNGSSLALPRLMVAIMETYQQADGSIAIPDILKNYGVW from the coding sequence ATGATAGATTTAGGGCTTTTGCGAGAACATCCAGATCAGATAATAAAACTGCTTACTATCAAAGAACCCTCGTTTGATGCGCAGTTGCTCCTTAAAAAGGATCAAGAATTAAGGACAATGCGCTCGCGCGTTGAAGAGCTGCGCCACCAAAAAAATCAGCTTGCGGCAAACGCAAAGTCTGGTATTACGCCCGAGATTAGAGAACGATCAATCGCCTTAGGTACCGAGCTCAAACAAACAGAAAAAGAGCTAGAAGTACTCGAAAAAGAATTTAATGAACTTTATTTACGCTGCCCAAATATTCCCTCTACCGATATTCCATTGGGCGGAAAAGAATCGAATAAAGTTGTCCGCCAAGAAGGCGGTAAACCAACGTTCTCATTTCCAGCAAAAAATCATATCGATCTCGCGACCGCTTTAGGTTGGCTCGATTTTGCATCGGCTGCTAAAATCACTGGCAGTAATTTTGCGCTTTATCGCGGCGATGGCGTAAAAATGATTTATGCGCTTTCTATGTTTATGCTCAAGCATAATCAAGAACATGGCTTTCAGATGATTCTGCCGCCTTATTTGATAAATGAAGAATCGCTCAGGGTTGCTGGTAATTTTCCTAAATTTAAAGATCAGGTGTATGCAACTGAGAATGATCCACTGTTTTTAATTCCAACGGCGGAAGTCAGTTTAACAAATCTCTATCGGGATCATATTTTTGAGCCGACCGATTTACCAATGCGCCTTACATCGTGGACGAGTTGTTTCAGAAGGGAAGCAGGATCTTATGGCGCCAATGAGCGCGGATTGATCCGCATTCATCAATTTGAAAAAGTTGAACTATATACATTTACTCGTCCTGAATATGCTGATCAAGAGCTTGACAGAATAGTTGCTTGTGCAGAAGGACTTTTGAAAAAATTAGGGCTTCATTATCGCATTTCATTATTAGCTGGCCAAGATTGTTCTTTTCAATCGGCAAAAACATTTGATATCGAAGTATGGATTCCAAGCTTGAACGATTATAAAGAAGTGTCCTCGTGCAGTAATTGCACCGATTTTCAAGCGCGCCGCGGCATGATTCGTTACCGCGAAGCTGCGGGAGAGAAAACAAAACTTGTTTACACGCTCAATGGTTCGTCATTAGCGCTACCACGATTGATGGTGGCTATTATGGAAACGTATCAGCAAGCGGATGGTTCTATCGCAATTCCAGATATTCTTAAAAATTATGGTGTTTGGTAA
- a CDS encoding SpoIID/LytB domain-containing protein, with amino-acid sequence MQLLSRYRSLSFIFLSLIISTDAFAWRYRYKKKIIDQAVEASIQSEIETTMPTDSSVEKKELNEERPRIVNVLLDEAQRSDFQGWTISAPSGFHLIAYESVSGIHFQEPEIRLTAQKKNILINGKKVAHARFFIKPSEGYVQFKEREYHGSFLIDASGDTIQLINCLELEEYVYSVLNSESWPGWPLEINKTFAVASRSYVMKRIQEANTKKKLYHIKNTNIHQTYNGVHKSERLREAIEQTRGLIMAYNGKPIEAMFDSCCGGVIPAHISGIDFKSAPYLAREKKCNFCKGCKIFGWRVEYSLEHFQELLKKAGHSVRSIREIKVVKRDKAGVVQRVLIQGSNHALHLNCKQMYALCSKIKSYCFTVEKKGKAICFTGKGYGHHMGICQWGARRMLDAGHHYKSILQFYYPGATLMQMKATGSSV; translated from the coding sequence ATGCAATTACTCTCTAGGTATCGTTCGCTTTCGTTTATATTTCTTTCTCTCATTATTTCCACAGACGCATTTGCGTGGAGGTATCGCTACAAAAAAAAGATTATTGATCAAGCAGTTGAGGCGTCCATTCAATCTGAGATTGAAACTACTATGCCGACCGATTCATCGGTCGAAAAAAAAGAGCTGAATGAAGAAAGGCCACGAATTGTTAACGTGCTTCTCGATGAAGCACAGCGTTCAGATTTTCAGGGTTGGACGATCAGTGCGCCCTCCGGTTTTCATTTAATTGCCTATGAAAGCGTTTCTGGCATACATTTTCAAGAACCGGAAATAAGGCTTACTGCGCAGAAAAAAAATATTTTGATTAACGGAAAAAAAGTTGCTCACGCGCGTTTTTTTATTAAACCAAGTGAAGGGTATGTGCAATTCAAAGAGCGCGAATACCATGGATCTTTTTTAATCGATGCATCAGGTGATACAATTCAATTAATTAATTGTCTTGAGCTTGAAGAATACGTTTATTCGGTGCTTAATTCTGAAAGTTGGCCTGGCTGGCCGCTTGAAATCAATAAAACTTTTGCAGTCGCTTCGCGCAGCTATGTAATGAAACGAATCCAAGAAGCAAATACAAAAAAGAAATTGTATCATATTAAAAATACTAATATTCATCAGACCTATAACGGCGTGCATAAGAGCGAACGATTGAGGGAAGCAATAGAGCAAACCCGCGGATTAATTATGGCATATAATGGAAAGCCAATTGAGGCGATGTTTGATTCATGTTGCGGGGGAGTGATTCCTGCGCATATTAGCGGCATCGATTTTAAAAGTGCTCCTTATCTAGCGCGTGAAAAAAAATGCAATTTCTGTAAAGGATGCAAAATATTTGGTTGGCGTGTGGAATATTCGCTGGAGCATTTTCAAGAATTGCTTAAAAAAGCGGGGCATTCGGTTCGATCAATACGAGAAATTAAAGTAGTAAAGCGTGATAAAGCGGGCGTTGTACAACGTGTTTTGATTCAAGGATCGAATCACGCGCTCCATTTAAATTGCAAACAAATGTATGCGCTATGTAGCAAAATTAAAAGTTATTGCTTTACGGTAGAAAAAAAAGGGAAAGCAATTTGCTTTACTGGAAAGGGGTACGGCCACCACATGGGCATTTGCCAGTGGGGAGCGCGCCGCATGCTTGACGCAGGGCATCACTATAAATCTATTTTGCAGTTTTATTATCCGGGTGCTACGTTAATGCAGATGAAAGCTACAGGATCATCTGTATAA
- a CDS encoding type 1 glutamine amidotransferase domain-containing protein — MSSVLSGVKIAMLVTDGFERPEMVDTRKGLQDAGATVTLISPKFPKVKALNHIEWADEFQVDLPLEKARAADFDAIVLPGGIINPDLLRVMPAAIKFIKDFVDTGKPIAAICHGPWTLIETGFVQGKKMTSWPSLKTDLINAGANWVDQKVVVDGKFVTSRMPADIPEFNEAVIKMLSKK; from the coding sequence ATGAGTTCAGTACTTTCTGGCGTAAAAATTGCAATGCTTGTTACCGATGGCTTTGAGCGACCTGAAATGGTTGATACGCGTAAGGGGCTTCAAGATGCAGGCGCTACCGTTACATTAATTTCACCCAAGTTTCCTAAAGTGAAAGCTTTGAATCATATAGAATGGGCCGATGAATTTCAAGTCGATCTTCCTCTAGAAAAAGCACGCGCTGCAGATTTTGATGCGATCGTGCTGCCAGGCGGTATTATAAACCCTGATTTATTGCGCGTGATGCCAGCCGCTATTAAATTTATTAAAGATTTCGTTGATACTGGTAAACCAATAGCAGCAATTTGCCATGGGCCATGGACATTGATTGAAACCGGATTTGTCCAAGGAAAAAAGATGACTTCGTGGCCTTCACTCAAAACCGATTTGATTAATGCAGGAGCAAATTGGGTGGATCAAAAAGTCGTCGTTGATGGCAAGTTCGTCACCAGCCGCATGCCGGCAGATATTCCTGAATTCAACGAAGCAGTTATTAAAATGCTTTCAAAAAAATAA
- a CDS encoding deoxyribonuclease IV — protein MRTIGLHLRITSSIVDLIPQALELGTKSFQCFMIHQGTGNYLELSSPEIDRFLALRDECGYLYAHASYWVNLSGKETGHTIHLLRREIEMAKALHFNAIVIHPGAATGWATKQEGIDQFVRLFNALIKNESNMHFIIENTAHGNATVGSDLEDLKEIYERLEQSEKVSFCLDTAHAYAYGYDIGSAHGREQFLQLVDQTITADRVSLIHLNDSSEKLGTKKDRHELLGKGNLGQQALKEFTHIKAFAQVPLILELPPVENEEQAEMLELVRSWCR, from the coding sequence ATGAGAACGATCGGTTTACATTTACGTATCACTTCATCGATTGTGGATCTCATACCCCAAGCACTGGAATTGGGCACTAAGAGTTTTCAATGTTTTATGATTCACCAGGGCACGGGAAACTATTTAGAGCTTTCATCGCCGGAGATTGATCGATTTCTTGCATTGCGCGATGAATGCGGTTATTTATATGCGCATGCTTCTTATTGGGTTAATTTGAGCGGAAAAGAGACCGGCCACACGATTCATTTATTACGCCGTGAAATTGAAATGGCAAAAGCGCTTCATTTTAATGCGATAGTGATTCATCCTGGAGCTGCAACTGGTTGGGCAACAAAACAAGAGGGGATCGATCAGTTTGTGCGTCTTTTTAACGCATTAATAAAAAACGAATCGAATATGCATTTTATTATTGAAAATACGGCACATGGCAATGCGACCGTTGGTAGTGATCTTGAAGACTTAAAAGAGATTTATGAGCGGCTTGAACAATCGGAAAAGGTTTCTTTTTGCCTTGATACCGCGCATGCATACGCGTATGGTTATGATATTGGATCTGCTCATGGACGTGAACAATTTTTGCAGCTCGTCGATCAAACAATCACTGCAGATCGTGTTTCACTCATTCATTTAAATGATTCGAGCGAAAAATTAGGCACAAAAAAAGATCGGCATGAACTGCTGGGCAAAGGGAATTTGGGCCAGCAAGCGCTCAAAGAATTTACGCATATTAAAGCATTTGCGCAGGTGCCGTTAATTTTGGAACTGCCGCCGGTAGAAAATGAAGAGCAAGCAGAAATGCTAGAATTAGTTCGCAGTTGGTGCCGATAG
- a CDS encoding HU family DNA-binding protein, which produces MNKSQLIDSLSEETLFTKKDVARLLDSLARTVQRALKNGDKVQWASFGTWSVSRRPARKGINPATKQRIDLPAVNVPRFKPGKALREVVRSI; this is translated from the coding sequence ATGAACAAAAGTCAGCTCATTGACTCCTTGAGTGAAGAAACATTATTTACAAAAAAAGACGTAGCGCGCTTACTGGATAGCTTAGCGCGTACTGTACAACGCGCGTTAAAAAACGGCGACAAAGTACAGTGGGCGAGCTTCGGTACGTGGTCTGTTTCACGTCGACCAGCACGTAAGGGAATCAATCCTGCAACAAAGCAACGTATTGATTTGCCTGCAGTGAATGTTCCTCGCTTTAAACCAGGAAAAGCGCTACGAGAAGTGGTACGTTCAATCTAA
- a CDS encoding metal-dependent hydrolase, protein MPGYKTHLVGGVVSFGLVVFIAGFLSASFSTLFEWLCCACLGALFPDIDIKSKGQQLFFRVTAVVFVVLLWQRRITDVAIMSTIALIPLTVKHRGITHSMWFIGALCAMIFTIVACTAASYLTMVFFDLLFFFAGAFSHVLLDFGPRKLFFRK, encoded by the coding sequence ATGCCCGGATACAAAACACATTTAGTTGGTGGCGTGGTTTCATTTGGATTAGTTGTTTTTATTGCCGGTTTTTTATCGGCATCGTTCTCAACGTTATTCGAATGGTTGTGCTGCGCATGCCTTGGTGCCTTGTTTCCCGATATCGATATTAAAAGTAAGGGGCAACAGCTTTTTTTTAGGGTAACTGCGGTAGTTTTTGTTGTATTGCTTTGGCAAAGGAGGATCACCGACGTCGCTATTATGAGCACTATTGCATTGATACCACTTACGGTAAAGCATCGCGGTATTACGCATTCGATGTGGTTTATCGGCGCGCTTTGCGCAATGATCTTCACAATCGTTGCGTGCACAGCCGCCTCCTATTTAACTATGGTATTTTTTGATCTTCTCTTTTTCTTTGCGGGTGCATTTTCGCATGTCCTTTTAGATTTTGGCCCTCGAAAACTTTTCTTTCGTAAATAA
- a CDS encoding TatD family hydrolase codes for MQNHKPILCDTHCHINIMVKKTFDTPLLPEHFPLAKTIIDQAAEAGVNRIINVGTSFIESQNCVLLAQHFPNCFAAVGIHPNDATENWRADLEKIEKLIIADNEKNIVAIGECGLDFHYPDFDRARQEDAFRAQIELALKYDRALIVHTRDAAYETLAIIDEFRDRNLRGVIHCFSEDMKFAQEVMKRDFFIGIGGPLTYPKNNALREVFLNVPLERILLETDAPYLPPQEIRGKQNSPAQLKTIAKFLSALRNCPVTTISESINKNCAHLFRLNE; via the coding sequence ATGCAAAATCACAAGCCAATTTTATGCGATACTCATTGCCATATTAATATTATGGTGAAAAAAACATTTGATACGCCCCTTTTACCCGAACATTTTCCGCTGGCAAAAACTATTATTGATCAGGCAGCTGAAGCTGGCGTAAATCGCATTATAAATGTGGGAACAAGCTTCATTGAAAGCCAAAATTGCGTCTTGCTGGCTCAGCATTTTCCAAATTGCTTTGCAGCGGTTGGCATTCACCCAAATGATGCGACAGAAAATTGGCGCGCAGATTTAGAGAAAATAGAAAAATTAATTATTGCGGATAATGAAAAGAACATTGTCGCCATCGGCGAATGCGGCCTCGATTTTCATTATCCAGATTTTGATCGCGCGCGACAGGAAGATGCGTTTCGCGCGCAAATCGAGCTCGCATTAAAATATGATCGCGCCCTCATTGTGCATACACGCGATGCAGCCTATGAAACACTCGCTATTATCGATGAATTTCGTGATAGAAATCTGCGTGGCGTTATCCATTGCTTCTCTGAAGATATGAAATTTGCGCAAGAAGTGATGAAGCGTGATTTTTTTATTGGAATTGGCGGCCCATTGACCTATCCTAAAAACAATGCACTTCGAGAAGTTTTCCTAAATGTACCACTTGAGCGCATACTGCTCGAAACCGATGCACCCTACTTGCCTCCTCAAGAAATAAGGGGCAAACAAAATTCACCTGCACAACTTAAAACCATAGCAAAATTTCTATCTGCTTTGCGAAATTGCCCGGTAACGACAATAAGCGAATCAATTAATAAAAATTGCGCGCATCTTTTCAGGCTTAATGAGTAA
- a CDS encoding aminoglycoside phosphotransferase family protein produces MSTLEKNVVQAWGAQGKEWLKNLPTIVEALAVKWQLTDLTPFRNLSYNYVLKGFQHKKPIVVKLGFDSIAIKQEGLTLDTYKGSGSVRLLDADLSMNALLIEHAISGTTLKSFFAHRDDQAIAHTVSVIKRLHTIPVAEPSLFPDLPEWLKALENPHPALSTIHINKARELSSSLLATQKEKVLLHGDLHHENIVSSARDSWLAIDPKGIWGDPTYEVGAFIRNPFPELLHQQNLNDIIARRITLFAQHLNFDRQRIQEWAYVQAVLAACWAMEDGETDPNYAMIEAEILEIK; encoded by the coding sequence ATGTCTACCTTAGAAAAAAATGTAGTTCAAGCTTGGGGGGCGCAAGGGAAAGAATGGCTTAAAAATTTGCCTACTATCGTTGAAGCATTAGCGGTCAAATGGCAACTGACCGATCTGACGCCTTTTAGGAATCTTTCGTACAATTATGTACTTAAAGGTTTCCAACATAAAAAGCCTATAGTCGTAAAATTGGGGTTTGATAGTATTGCCATAAAACAAGAAGGCTTAACGCTCGATACGTATAAAGGAAGCGGTTCCGTTCGATTACTTGATGCTGATTTATCTATGAATGCTTTGCTTATTGAGCACGCTATTTCAGGAACGACGCTTAAATCTTTTTTCGCCCATCGTGACGATCAAGCAATCGCGCATACGGTATCGGTCATAAAACGACTGCATACGATTCCAGTAGCAGAACCTTCGCTGTTTCCCGATCTACCTGAATGGCTCAAAGCGTTAGAAAATCCACATCCTGCATTATCGACGATTCATATTAATAAGGCTCGCGAACTATCCAGTTCGTTACTCGCAACTCAAAAAGAAAAAGTATTGCTTCATGGCGACCTACATCACGAAAATATCGTCTCCAGTGCACGCGATAGTTGGCTTGCGATAGATCCTAAAGGAATTTGGGGCGATCCAACGTATGAAGTGGGTGCATTCATCAGAAATCCATTTCCGGAACTATTGCATCAACAAAACCTCAACGATATCATTGCTCGCCGCATTACGCTCTTTGCACAGCATTTAAACTTTGATCGTCAACGAATCCAAGAATGGGCCTATGTGCAAGCGGTGCTTGCAGCCTGCTGGGCAATGGAAGATGGTGAAACAGATCCGAATTATGCGATGATTGAAGCAGAGATTCTCGAAATAAAATAA
- a CDS encoding ribonuclease HI family protein translates to MTQLSLFEHCTEPTKPKVKKGHTWQLFVDGAARKNPGIAGAGVVIKKDDELVKAKGFYLGHKTNNQAEYFGLLLGIYLCRKLIEPDDMLYIMADSELLIKQMKGEYRVKDIHLKKLFELAWVLLANQRYSFCHIKREYNAEADAAANEGIDKKVSLPHEFVKILENHAITL, encoded by the coding sequence ATGACCCAGCTTTCGCTTTTTGAGCATTGCACGGAACCGACAAAGCCAAAAGTAAAGAAGGGGCACACCTGGCAGCTTTTTGTTGATGGTGCAGCTCGAAAAAATCCAGGGATTGCGGGAGCGGGAGTCGTCATTAAAAAAGATGATGAACTGGTGAAAGCAAAAGGCTTCTATCTCGGGCACAAAACAAACAATCAGGCTGAATATTTTGGGCTTCTTTTAGGCATTTATCTGTGCCGAAAACTTATAGAGCCGGATGATATGCTTTATATCATGGCCGATTCAGAACTTCTCATTAAGCAAATGAAGGGTGAATACCGTGTTAAAGATATTCATCTAAAAAAATTATTTGAGTTAGCGTGGGTGCTTCTTGCAAATCAGCGTTACTCATTTTGCCATATTAAGCGAGAGTATAATGCCGAAGCGGATGCTGCGGCAAATGAAGGGATAGATAAAAAAGTATCACTTCCTCACGAATTTGTGAAAATCCTTGAAAATCATGCAATTACTCTCTAG